Within the Arachis duranensis cultivar V14167 chromosome 10, aradu.V14167.gnm2.J7QH, whole genome shotgun sequence genome, the region TCAAAGAGAACGAATCAggagaaaatgaaaatggaaagggaaagccctaaaagtaaaaacaacaaaaaaatcgagaaaataaaaagaggaaAATCGATCATACCTTGGGAATTGGAGGGcttggaggagaagaagagggagGAGCTTGCCGTCGTCCATGTTTGCTGGAGCTTGAAGGTGAACAGAGAGATCCACAATGAttcaaagaagaacaagaaagagaagaagagtatGAAGATTaacaagatgaagaagaagtggtttCCATCAGTGACGAAGAGTGACGAAGGCGAAGGTGAAGGGCGAAGGGCGAAGGGTGAAGGGAGGAGCGCATGGCTCCCTTGCATATATTATGGGGGAATCAGACTCAAGGTCATCACTTACCCTAAATAAATCTCTTGGAATTGTTTTCATAACATAGTGCTTGTCCCTAACATATGGGTCTTTCACATAAAAGCATTGGTTTACTTGAGATGCTAGCATaaatggttcttcttggtagcattttttattgaaatacaCATATGAAAGACCAAAGTTGTCTTTTGCAACTGTATACCACTCACACTTAAACAAGACTACCTTAAATTGGCCATAATAATCTAACTCAAACATATCAACTATTCTACCATAGTAGGCTACTTTTGCTTCAATTGGGTTCTTATATTTCACACTAGCAAAACTAGGAGTCAATGCCTCTAATGTGACACCACTATTTTGAGTTTTACGTCTCACATCACGGTGCCTTGTATGGAACCTATACCCATTGATAATATAACCTGAAAATCTTTTTGCAACTTGATTTGGACCCCTAACCAACCCTTTTGCCCAACGAGGCACATCCTTTTTCATGGCACAAATTTTAAACCATTCTGAAAATTGTTGAGTGCGGGCCTTGgctttctcccactttgttcttCATGGATTGTTATCATTAACTGCCTCCTCATGCTCTCTGAAGAGATTAAATATTCATAGTCTTAGTTGTTAGTAAGGTTAAATATGATGATTGAGATCTAACAAATGATAGTGGATCGAACAAAATACCTCATGTAAACTTCGATCTTATCACAATTGTTTAGGATGTATGCATGACCTTGTATTTCTGATTTTtcatctaaaataaataaatctcctATTCTTCCACCAAGAGGACATCCTTTGCTTGGAAACAAACTAGGAGTTCGCACCTCATCTGAAACACACTCATCGTTGTTCCGAGGGATTCTATTAAATCTTGTCTGAACATCTTCATGCAAATATCTTGTGCAAAAATTGATACACTCATTCGCTAAATATCCTTCGGTAATGGATCCTTCTGGACGACTTCTATTACGAACATACGATTTTAGTGTGCACATATACTGTTCAACGGGGTACATCCAACGATATTGAACTGGACCACCTAACGTCACCTTATTTGCCAAATGAATAGGCAAGTGCACCATTATGTCAAAAAGGCTAGGAGCGAAAATCCTCTCCAATTGGCATAATGTCTCAGCAATCTCTGCTTCTAAGTTAACTACCTCATCTAGGCTAATTACTTTCTGACATATTCGGTGAAAAAATGAACATAATCGAACTAGAGCGATGGCAACATGGTCAGGAAGTATGCTCTTGATTGGTACTTGCAACAAGTAATGCAACATGAAATGAGCATCATGGGCCTTGTAACCAGAaatcttcttttctgtttcatGCACACATCAAGCAATATTGGAAGCGCTATCGTTTGGTAATTTTGTCACTTTCAACACACTACAAAAGATTATTTTCTCTACTGGAGTCGTTGAAAAGCATGCTTTTGCTaacttagtttttttttcatcCTTCGTATCTTTTGGTTGAAGGTTTTTCCTGATACCCATGTCTTTAAGGTCAAAACGAGCAGCTGCATGATCTTTCGTCTTTCCGAGAATATCTAAAAGAGTTCCAATTATACTATAACCTATATTCTTCTCTATGTGCATGACATCAAGGTTGTGTCTAAACATGTTGGACTTCCAATATGGTAAATCAAAAAAGATTGACCATTTTTTCCAATTTGATATGCCATTCTTTGATCTCTTTTGCTTCTTTCCAAAAGAATTATCTACCTCTTGCAATATATCAAATACAGTTGAACCTTCTAACAACTGCGGTGGAGACTTGAGTTCAGTTTTTCCATTGAAAGATCTTTTGTTATGCCTCCATGGATGATTCATGGGTAAAAACCTTCAGTGATCCATATAAACAGTCTTGTGACTATGTTTTAGATAGATAGAAGAAGTCAATTTTTCCTTTGTACTCCACCCAGATAACATAGCATACGCAGGAAAGTCATTAATTGTCCACAAAAGGCATGCTCTCATGTTGaatgttttgttttctttcgaATCATATGCTTCGACACCTGACTCCcataattcttttaattcttcaatCAACGGTTGAAGATAGACATCAATGTCATTTCCCAGTGATTATGGTCCAAGAATGAGTAAAGATAGCATAAAATAATCAGGCTTCATGCTCATCCAAGGGGGTAGATTATACACCATCAGAACAATAGGTCATGTATTGTGTGTACTGCTCAAAGTTCGAAATGGATTGAATCCGTCGCTTGCTAACCCAAGTCTCACATTACGAGGCTCCTTTACAAAATCTTCATGTCGATTGTCAAATGCTTTCCAAGATTCACCATCGGTAGGATACCTTAAGAACCCGTCTTTAACACGCTCATTGTGATGCCAAGACATAGCTTCGACAGTTCTTGTGCACATAAAAAGCCGCTGAAGTCTGggaatcaaaggaaaatgcctTAGAGTTTTCGCAGCAACTTTGCGAGGCTTTCTAGATGAGGTAAcatcatctttttctttatgatGCTCAATATAATGGAATGTTCCACAGAAATGACAAGATGAGTCATTCTCATACCTGTTCCGATACAACATGCAGTCATTGCGACATGCATCGATCTTTTGGTAGTCAAGACCCAAGTTCTTCACCATATTCTTGGTTTTATCAAAAGAAATAGGAATATTCAAATATGGCATTGCTTCTTTCAATAATTCCAAGAGAGAAGTAAATGACACATTACTCCAACCATGCAAGCATTTTAACAAGTAAAGACGAATGGTAAAGGATAATCTTGTGGATCCTTTACACCCAGGGTATAGTTCTTGGCTTGCCCTGTCTATCAATTTATAAAATTCCTTTGTACATTCGTTAGGCCCCATGTTTTGTTTGTCAACTTCTGTATTATCTCGAAATCTATCACGTAACAACTCATCAATGTTATCATTGCAGTTATATTCACGGCCTATGTCACTGTCAATATCCATAGCAAAAAGTGATTCCCCATGATTAAACCACCGCCTATAACCTTTTACAAAATCGTGGCATATTAGATGATCATATACATCATCTCTCTTTAACCAAAATATATTACAACACTTTACACAAGGGCATTGAATTTCTTTCCCTTGAGGAACTCCATTTGATAAGAAAGCAAAGTGTAAAAATCTTTCTACACCAACTTGATATTCTTTCTCATGACGTGGTGTATCCATCTAGTCTTTCGACATATCCATCGAAAACCTATATATTTCACGTAGATAGCTAAGTTCCTAAATTGAAGTCCTTACTATTAGTCTCACTAACTACAAATCTAACTTCCTAATTAACTAAGAGACAATGTTGTGCAAGCCTCCAAAATACTTTGAAGGCATTAGACATAAAATAACagagaaaattgaattttagcaATGCTTAAAGAAGGGCCTAAAGTGATGAGTGCCCCAGGAAAGCACTAACACGCATAACatcaataacaaattaatagatgtatttaaattttcataaaccaACTTTAATTACTGTTCTAATCCGTTCCACAACAGCAGCAAAGTGGTAGCACAATAGAAGCAGAATTAGAGAGGTAGCAGCGGcagtgatgagcagataatttatatgctttttagcattgtttttaggtagtttttaatatgatttagttagtttttagtatataattattagtttttatgaaaaaatcacattttttgactttactatgagtttgtgtgtttttctgtgatttcagatattttctggctgaaattgagggacctgagcaaaaatctgattcagaggctgaaaaagaactgctgatgctgttggattatgacctccctgcactcgaaatagattttttggagctacagaagcccaattggtgcgctctcaattgtgttataaagtagacatcttgggctttccaacaatgtataatagtccatacgttGTTCGAGATTTGATTGTCCAAATTGGAGTCAAAACATCgatcagagacccttttctggcattaaacgccagaactggcataaaagctggagttaaatgcccaaactggcaccagagttggcgtttaactccaagaaaagcctatacatgtgaaagcttcaatgctcagtccaagcacacaccaagtgggccccgaaagtggatttctgcactatctaccttagttactcattttctgtaaaccctagctactaggtttagtataaatattactttttctcatggtattagacgtcttggttattctggtttCCCCTCTGGGGCAGaaaccaatgaacaccattatcacttatgtattttcaacggtggagtttctacacctcatagattaatgtgtggagctctgctgctcctcatgaattaatgcaaagtattattgttcttctattcaattcaagcttattcttattctaaaatattcactcgtacttcaacctgatgaatgtgatgatccgtgacactcatcatgattctcacttatgaacgcgtgcctgacaaccactttcgttctatttgcaatagcttgagtgtgtatctcttggcctcctggtccacaacgcatggttgcctctcctgacaacagagccttccattccgtgagatccgagtcttcgtggtataagctagaatcaattggcatcattcttgagatccaaaaagtctaaatcttgtctgtggtattccgagtaggatctgggatgggatgactgtgacaagcttcaaactcgcgagtgttgggcacagtgacagtgcgcaaaaggatcattggatcttattctaacacgatcgagaaccgacagatgattagccctacgtaacccgtagccggaccattttcactgagaggacagacggtagccattgataatggtgatcccccaacatacagcttgccatggaagggagtacgcatgactagatgaaggcagtagaaaagcagagattcagaaggaacaaagcatctccatacgcttatctgaaattcccaccaatgaattacataagtatttctatcttattttatgtcttatttatcttttaattatcaaaaccccataaccatttgaatctgcctgactgagatttacaaaatgaccatagcttgcttcaagccgacaatatctgtgggatcgacccttactcacgtaaggtattacttggacgacctagtgcacttgatGGTCAGCTacgcgaagttgtgaagaaagtgtgtgaGATCACGATTCCATGTACCAGGCAGCGAACAGCTATTCAGCAGCAGCAGACTATTATATTACCACAGGAGCAGCAGAACAAAGAAGAGGTAGCAGCAGTGGATAGATAACTATCAAAAGCCTAAACAAAAATAAGCTACATTGAAACCCAAACTGCTAATTAAAAATAGCAAGAGAGTAGAATGTCCTTAAATGGCCTAATGCATTTGTTCTTTCTACTACTACTAAAATCCACTCATCATGCTGTGCCATTTATACTTTTATACTCCTAAGTCCTAACccataattttgttttcaattttcttaAACTTTAATACAATTTGCTAGTTAATGCAAAGTATAAagtgggttgatgtgaatgtGAAGgaataaaaaagggaaaatggAAGCAAGTGTTGGGAGCTACTGATTGCTAATGGGGAAACGCATTAAGACCCCCTTTTAAAAAagcaaatttaaatttaaattttgaataagtaaaaagtaaattcaaatttaaataaggcTTATTTTAACTGAGATGGCCCATTTAATAGCATTcccaattttaaaatattatttttttaaatatgttttttcTTAGACAAAAAAGTGAAGGGATAACCATTTTTATCTAAAGCTTTTTTTTAGAACTCGAACGCAAATAAAAGTCttgaaaaaaagaattataatcTAGTTGTCACAATTCCCAATTATTGGCCAGTGTGAGAACCACAAACCATATGCATAATGTATTCATAGCATATATAGAAATGGTCATCAAGCTTTTTGAACTGGAATATGCAACAATCAAAATACTACTATGGTCCAGGCTCCACACTTTTTAATTTCATCACACTCTGAAccttataaaacttaaaaacataGAAACTACAATACACCTTGAAACTAACCAATAAACTGCAGACTCAGTGACTAATGGCAGAGAAAACTAAATAGGGAATGGCAGAGACGAATGCACCAGCAGGGATGAAGGAGCAAAGCGGAAACAACAGAACCTCTTCAaacttgttcttcttctctctcaatAGCTTCAGTGTTGTTAGTGGTTGTTATTGCAAAACACAAAGCATAGTAACATTACTTTGTTAATTAGTGAGCAGAAGAGGAAATGCAAATCGAGAAATCAGCAGCAACCAATGATTAAGGATGTAATGAGCATGAATGCATAATAAGCACAAAGAATCACAACGAGGAAATGATTTGCTAACACATGGCACGAAGCAGCAACACATTAAACAGCAGCAGTAAATAGCTGTTTCCCAGGTTCAAGCAAACAGCAAACAGAATTCATATGACTTAACCAGTTCTACAAACTAAAATCATTGCAATTTATATAACAGTCCAGATTCTCTAATTAACCACCTAATTCAACTAAACTAAATTAGTTGAACTCAACAAGCTAAACAGAATGAGCTAAACCAGATTAATCAAACAGAAATATTGGTGAGAGCATGATCAATCAATTATTCGTGAGAGCATGGAAACAATAAACTGCAGTATTACACAAACTACACCATAAATTACATATGACCTACagttttcaaagaaaaataggGGCCAAAAAAATATGAGCTACACCATAATATGATACTCTATCAAACAAAAGGCCGTCCAGCAACCAGATCAGAAGAAAAATTAGATCAGACAATAAGGCCAGCGAACAGTCAAGACAacaagaaaaacgaaaaataaacaCACAAGCTATGCacatttaataaaataagtcaAGTTTAACCAGATCTTAGATCTCCACAGTAGAAGATCAGAATCAGAATTATCAACATGCTATATACAGTTAAACATAGCATAATTTCTAGATCTACTAGGTTTCTAACACATGGCACGAAGCAGCAACACTTATTAAACAGCAGCAGTAAATAGCTGTTTCCCAGGTTCAAGCAAACAGTAAACAGAATTCATATGACTTAACCAGTTCCACAAACTGAAATCATTGCAGTTCATATAACAGTCCAAATTCTCTAATTAACCACCTAATTTAACTAAACTAAATTAGTTGAACTAAACAAGCTAAACAGAATGAGTTAAACCAGATTAATCAAACAGAAATATTGGTGAGAGCATGATCAATCAATTATTGGTAACAGCATGGAAATAATAGACTGCAGTATTACACAAACTACACCATAAATTACATATGAGCTACagttttcaaagaaaaataggGACCAAGAAAAATATGAGCTACACCATAATATGATACTCTATCAAACAAAAGGCCGTCCAGCAACCAGATCAGAAGAAAAATTAGATCAGACAATAAGGCCGGCGAACAGTCAAGACAacaagaaaaacgaaaaataaacaCACAAGCTATGCACATTAAATAAAATCAGTCAAGTTCAACCAGATCTTAGATCTCCACAATAGAATATCGAAATCAGAGTTATCAGCATACTATATACAGTTAAACATAGCACAATTTCTAGATTTACTAGTCTCGTCATTGCAATAAGTGCTAAATataaaaagagaagttgaaaTTAAATGAGAAAACATAATACATATAGTATTAGTGGTAAGAGTTGCCTATAGACTATAGGTAGGGTTCCCTCCAATCTATATTTCCTTATTTAATTGCCATGTAATACTATAAAATTGTACACATACAATATGAAAATAATCCATATAGGTAGCAAGTCCCTTATTCGGAATGCTTGTTCTTTATAAAGttgtacaaaaaaaaatcaagttgtcccATGTATTTGTTTAATCTTGTGCTGTTGAATACTAAAAGTATAGTCATTCTTTTAAACTTCTTCCAGCTCTAACATAACCTAGTTACAAGCTATTGGATGGAACAATCATATTTAAACATTCAACTTGCCTCAGTATTAAGTATTTAAGTTCATTTGccaaaataaaacaattataaTAGCATAATTGTCCTTATTTGTTCAAGAACTGGTTAAATTTACTTGTCCATACAACTTTTCCTTATTCTGAATGCTTGTTCTTTACCTGTGTGTGAGTTGCTATGCCTCTCATCTGAGCTTGACTACCTTAAAGGTTAGCAATCTACTGTGTAAGCCTTACCAACTGTCGAGCAAGAACTTTATATTAGTTGCAACCTGAATATTGCacaggaaaagaagaatatatTAGCATGTTTGGCACAACAGATTATCTAGAGACTAGAGAGAAATAATAgtttttaatacttttaaaacttttgacAGAAGGCTCTTTCAATATATAAGATGTTTCGAACCAAAAGTAAGCCAATTCGAACACATTCAAATCAACGTGACAGCTTCTCAAGTAATTATGCATAAGAAACCTATGAGAAAATGTGGATCATACCTCGTTTCCCGTCTTAGCAGTTCTCTTTATCTCAGCAAGAAGcttcttttcctaaaaatagtaagaaagaaaaacatTAGAGATAATCCCAAAGTTCAGCAAAAAAATAATCAGTGATCAATGAATAACTGCTTCACATACTTCCAATTGTAATGATCCAATTTCCTTCTCTATACCTGAAAAACATCACCaaaaatcaatcaatcaataattTCTAGGAAATTCACACGAAATTCGAAGAGATATTTATATTAGCATAATTGAGcagctttttctttctatagcataaaaaatagttaCCTTGAATGAGATTATCCTACTTTAGGAATAAGATTTAACCCAGTCTAGTCCAAACtctcaaaaacttcttttaaggTCAGATATGTCCCATCTCTAAATATTACAACCTGGACAAGTTAAGATTATTCACAGTCATAATCTTTCTAAAAAACAATTCACGGGatattaataatcaaaatggtATAATAAAAGGCATTTGGTGTTGACTTCTGCAATGATGATAATCAATTGATCATTTTAAGTATCCTGAATGTCGCAAGTATTGTAGCAGTATTATCTATCCCATTCATATGTTGAATTAGCATACTAAAAAGTTATTCAATATGAAAagtctattttctattttccttAGTACACATACAGTACAAGTTTAATGTGACcctaaaattagttaaatactCCAAACCTAATCCGAAGCATCAAATTTGTCATAAACAATAATCCATCCTAATTCGCGAGAAATTGTAAACGAGAAATTGAATAGAGTAAAATAACATGTACAAACCCTCAGTAGAGAATCAAGCGAAGCAAAAACGGCGAGGCAGGGAATGGCAGAGACGAATGCACCAGCAGGGAAAATCGACCAAAGCAAAAATGGCGAGACAAACACGAACGAGGGATCAGCAGATGCGAGGTGGAGGCGCGGTGGAGGGGATGACAAAGAAGACGGTGGCCAGCGCAATGTTGAAGGTTAGGGCATGGTGGCCAAAGCAGGAAGATGGCCAGAGCAGAAAGGCGATGACAAAAGTAAGGTGAAACCACAAGGAAGGAGAGCAGAGAAGATGACACTGGCAACGATGTAGAGGAGATCGGCGAGGAGGAGCACGAACGAGGGATGTAGCAGATGCGAGGCGGAGGCGCGGTGGAAGGGATGACAAAGAAGACGGTGGCCAGCGCAATGTTGAGGGTTAGGGCATGGTGGCCAGAGCAGAAAGATGGCCAAAGTAGGAGAGCAGAGAAGACGACACTGGCAACGATGCAGAGGAGATTGGCGAGGAGGACGATGCTAGTGACGAGGAGGAGACGAGGCGGAGGAGAGGCTAATGGCACAGCGAGGACGGTGCTGGTGACGGCGGGGATCTGAGCTTTTCCAAGGTTGCCATGGAGTCGAGAGCTGAGTGACGATGGTAACTTGGTAAGAGTTGAGAGTGAGAGAGTGCCAAAAGGGTTTTCAGATTGAAGCTTGCTTTGGGGTAACTTAGGGTTTTATTTTCCCAAAACCTTTTAGCCACGCTTTAAAGCGTGCCAAAAGAGTCCCTCGTTCCCTCTATGGCCACGTTTTATTCCAAAAACGTGGCCAAATCTCTATGCAATCGCCACCCCCACAAAAGCGTGGCAGTTGACcacttttggccacgcttttaaagcgtggcacaaaaaaagcgtggccatatctcCAATCAACTGCTACCCTTCCAAAAGCGTGGCCGTTGGCCTTTTTCGCCACGTTTTTGaagcgtggcaagaaaaaaCGTGGCCAAATCTCTATGCAATTGCTACCCTtacaaaagcgtggccattgaccacttttggccacgcttttgaagcatGGCAAAAAAGAAGCGTGGCCATATCTCTAATCAACTGCTACCCTTCCAAAAGCGTGGCTGTTGACCTTTTTCGCCACGATTTTGAAGCGTGACAAGAAAAAATGTGGCCAAATCTCTATGCAATCGCTACCCTcacaaaagcgtggccattgaccacttttggccatgcttttgaagcgtggcaaaaaaaagcgtggccataggccatttttcttgtagtgtgttGGGAAAGTTCACACTGATGATAATGGTGATGATATGATGACAAAAGCATTGTCAAGAGATAAGTTTGAAACATGTTTGATCGTCGAAATGGCAAGGGCCTCCACCTAGTCGAGAAGTGGGAGATTTATTGagtttttttctctcctttgtgaGACCCAAGCCCAACTTTTTGGGATGTATTCTTGTTACCCTTGTGTCACTATCCTAATCAAATTTTTAGGGTCTCTTTGAGTGTGAAAGAGTAGTCACAAAGTGTGAGAGAAAAAAGTAAAAcagaatttttgtttttatacaaaacagtaaatttcaaataaaaatttctcATTCCTTCACTGTTGAATCGGTTTAAAATTTGAACTGAATATTCCtctcatcttgttcttcataCTGGACGATAAAGATGTTGATTGGAGGTCTTCAGTGGAAGAAACTGGcttcacaagaaaaaaaatagattttccATTTTTATAATCTTTGAGCAGCAGTTTCTCATTAACCGTTGGATTGGCTTGAAATTTGAACCGCAGTTTCgctcatcttgttcttcattctagACAATGGAGATTTTGATGGGAGATTTGCATAAAGAAAAATAGGTTTTGAACAACAGTTCTATTTTTTGGgtattcttcatcttcttactTTTAATAGCTTTGGTATATTGAATTTTTTGCTGGTTATATGCACGATCTGTGCtttgtttgagactctcttatacctcatttgattatagtaGAGCTATTTCATTAGTTTGGATGATTTGTGGTTTTTACCTCTTACATTAAGAGAGTTTTTCACTTAAAATATGAGTGT harbors:
- the LOC107470705 gene encoding uncharacterized protein LOC107470705, encoding MNHPWRHNKRSFNGKTELKSPPQLLEGSTVFDILQEVDNSFGKKQKRSKNGISNWKKWSIFFDLPYWKSNMFRHNLDVMHIEKNIGYSIIGTLLDILGKTKDHAAARFDLKDMEKKISGYKAHDAHFMLHYLLQVPIKSILPDHVAIALVRLCSFFHRICQKVISLDEVVNLEAEIAETLCQLERIFAPSLFDIMVHLPIHLANKVTLGGPVQYRWMYPVEQYMCTLKSYVRNRSRPEGSITEGYLANECINFCTRYLHEDVQTRFNRIPRNNDECVSDEDVPRWAKGLVRGPNQVAKRFSGYIINGYRFHTRHRDVRRKTQNSGVTLEALTPSFASVKYKNPIEAKVAYYGRIVDMFELDYYGQFKVVLFKCEWYTVAKDNFGLSYVYFNKKCYQEEPFMLASQVNQCFYVKDPYVRDKHYVMKTIPRDLFRVSDDLESDSPIIYAREPCAPPFTLRPSPFTFAFVTLRH